Proteins found in one Lysinibacillus fusiformis genomic segment:
- a CDS encoding ion channel yields the protein MLSFILSAKRLVKGLWRSFKRPQFISLFTTLFLIILSGTLFYKGTEGWHWLDAMYFAVVSLIPTGVETGLYPTTAYSKVFTMIYLIVGTGVMFIMLLMLGRSIVDFSLNEEEKEEVKKRLKK from the coding sequence ATGCTGTCATTTATATTATCTGCTAAAAGATTAGTAAAAGGTTTGTGGAGGTCCTTTAAACGTCCACAGTTCATATCATTATTTACTACACTATTTTTAATCATTCTATCAGGAACTCTATTCTACAAGGGGACAGAAGGGTGGCACTGGTTGGATGCCATGTATTTTGCTGTAGTGAGCTTGATTCCAACAGGTGTAGAAACAGGGCTATACCCAACAACAGCTTATTCTAAAGTATTTACAATGATCTATTTAATTGTTGGTACAGGAGTCATGTTTATCATGTTATTAATGCTGGGCCGCTCTATCGTAGATTTTTCTCTTAATGAGGAAGAAAAAGAAGAGGTTAAAAAACGTTTGAAAAAGTAA
- a CDS encoding S-layer homology domain-containing protein gives MRLSKKFRFLASSILALQLAIPVAANAEEIQGDHIAPSWVVQTDYVALGDSLAHGMNEVGVIGLGYTDFIAQALQQDGFLTSFNKGFAMSGYTTKNVLADLQNDVAKTVTGFGYTKEQAKLRASIKEAEIITLTAGANDLLPILKESQATGIDTVAIIKASKEAVSNIATILSEIKKINPQAEVYVMGYYNSFPYYSESLQNQFKLLLATLNSTIKTTTEKAGAIFVPTYDVVAKDVANYLPNPENIHLSEAGYLAVANEAFLPIIKTSSLWDVTQAIGVEIKDRTTVEVSWQEATDNVGVANYNVYVSGKLTSTLSADTTTITLEDLTENTAYNVSIKAIDAAGNESVQNPTVTFTTKGTVSFTDTQNHWAKDYIQKAADTGIMNGYTDGTFRPESSVTRAQAAAILVRSLGLTTEEKAPFTDITNYDAATQSEIAAAYVHGLIKGTDGKFKPGQPVTRAQLALMIHRAYEQQFNQPYIAKGDVPFADVASYNAETKRAITMLYELGIVTGDGEKFLPEAVTTRGQAAKIFTNLSQHLIQ, from the coding sequence ATGCGATTATCAAAGAAATTTCGTTTTTTAGCCTCAAGTATATTGGCTTTGCAATTAGCTATACCTGTAGCAGCTAATGCAGAAGAAATACAAGGTGACCACATAGCACCAAGTTGGGTTGTACAGACCGATTATGTTGCACTTGGTGATTCATTAGCGCATGGGATGAATGAAGTAGGTGTAATTGGATTAGGTTATACCGATTTTATTGCACAGGCTTTACAGCAAGATGGTTTCCTTACTTCTTTTAATAAGGGCTTTGCTATGTCAGGCTACACAACTAAAAATGTTTTAGCAGATCTACAAAATGATGTAGCAAAAACAGTGACTGGTTTTGGTTATACAAAGGAACAAGCAAAGTTACGAGCTTCTATTAAAGAAGCTGAAATCATCACATTAACAGCTGGGGCAAATGATTTACTGCCAATATTAAAAGAATCTCAAGCAACGGGCATTGACACTGTGGCTATCATAAAAGCTTCTAAAGAAGCTGTATCAAACATTGCTACTATTCTATCTGAAATCAAAAAGATTAATCCACAAGCTGAAGTATATGTGATGGGCTATTATAATTCCTTCCCATACTATAGTGAGAGCTTACAAAATCAATTTAAACTGTTATTAGCTACATTGAATTCAACAATCAAAACAACGACTGAAAAAGCGGGCGCTATTTTTGTTCCTACATATGATGTTGTTGCAAAGGATGTTGCTAACTATCTACCAAACCCTGAAAATATTCATTTAAGTGAAGCTGGTTATTTAGCGGTAGCAAATGAAGCATTTTTACCAATCATTAAAACAAGCTCTTTATGGGATGTAACGCAGGCTATTGGAGTAGAAATAAAAGATCGTACCACTGTAGAGGTTAGTTGGCAAGAAGCGACAGATAATGTAGGCGTGGCAAATTACAATGTCTATGTGAGTGGAAAATTAACTTCAACATTAAGTGCTGATACTACTACAATTACGCTCGAAGATTTAACAGAAAATACAGCCTACAATGTATCCATCAAAGCAATCGATGCTGCTGGTAATGAAAGTGTTCAAAATCCTACAGTTACTTTCACTACGAAAGGAACAGTGAGTTTTACAGATACACAGAATCATTGGGCAAAAGACTATATTCAAAAAGCAGCAGATACGGGTATAATGAATGGCTATACAGATGGGACATTTAGACCTGAGAGTAGTGTTACACGTGCCCAAGCTGCAGCTATTCTTGTAAGAAGTTTAGGCTTAACTACAGAAGAAAAAGCACCATTTACTGATATTACAAATTATGATGCAGCAACACAGTCAGAAATTGCGGCTGCATATGTACATGGTCTTATCAAGGGAACGGATGGAAAATTTAAACCTGGACAGCCTGTGACACGTGCTCAATTAGCTTTAATGATTCATCGCGCCTATGAGCAGCAATTTAATCAGCCGTATATTGCAAAAGGTGATGTGCCATTTGCAGATGTAGCTTCATATAATGCAGAAACAAAACGTGCAATCACAATGCTGTATGAGTTAGGAATCGTGACAGGGGATGGAGAGAAGTTCTTACCAGAGGCTGTCACAACAAGAGGTCAAGCAGCTAAAATATTTACAAACCTTAGTCAGCACCTCATTCAATAA
- a CDS encoding endonuclease Q family protein → MKEFYADLHIHIGRTSSGRAVKITGSKTLTLARILETASARKGLDIIGIIDCHSPDVIEEMMEMIAHGELQELKEGGLRFQETTLIPGSEIEIYDQHCHGPIHVLAYFPTLKLMKQFSDWMSQHMKNIHLSSQRIYCDGQTLQQKVHELEGIFIPAHVFTPFKSLFGKGVRRSLTEVFDPHLIDGIELGLSSDTNMVSHIKELQAYTFVSNSDAHSLGKLAREYQKLRLAEANFVELKMALHEQQGRAVIANYGLNPLLGKYHQTVCAKCSEQLSKEATVCTVCGSTQIIKGVATRIQELSEDIPNERNRPPYIHQVPLDFIPGVGPKMMERLIEAFGTEMNILHRVTVDQLEEIVPRKIAQLIDLARTGQLAIEVGGGGIYGKIQVD, encoded by the coding sequence TTGAAAGAATTCTATGCGGATTTACATATTCATATTGGACGTACTTCTAGTGGACGAGCAGTGAAAATTACTGGCAGTAAAACGTTAACATTAGCACGAATTTTAGAGACGGCTAGTGCGAGAAAAGGATTAGATATTATTGGAATCATTGATTGTCACTCCCCAGACGTAATCGAAGAAATGATGGAGATGATTGCACATGGTGAACTGCAAGAACTAAAAGAAGGTGGTCTACGTTTTCAAGAAACAACTTTGATTCCAGGATCGGAAATTGAAATTTATGATCAACATTGTCATGGTCCTATTCATGTGCTTGCTTACTTTCCTACACTAAAGCTTATGAAGCAGTTCTCAGACTGGATGTCACAACATATGAAAAACATCCATTTAAGTTCACAGCGTATTTATTGTGACGGCCAGACCTTGCAGCAAAAGGTGCATGAATTGGAAGGGATTTTTATCCCTGCACATGTATTTACACCATTTAAAAGCTTGTTTGGCAAAGGGGTCCGTCGTAGTTTAACTGAAGTCTTCGATCCACACCTGATCGATGGCATTGAACTAGGTTTAAGCTCTGATACAAATATGGTAAGTCATATCAAAGAGTTACAAGCATATACATTCGTTAGCAATTCTGATGCTCATTCGCTTGGAAAACTGGCAAGAGAGTATCAGAAGTTACGATTAGCAGAAGCGAATTTTGTGGAATTAAAAATGGCCCTACATGAGCAACAAGGGCGAGCGGTAATAGCCAATTATGGCCTAAATCCTTTGCTTGGCAAATATCATCAAACAGTTTGTGCAAAATGTAGTGAACAGCTAAGTAAAGAAGCTACGGTTTGTACAGTCTGTGGAAGTACTCAAATCATCAAGGGAGTAGCTACACGTATACAGGAGTTATCTGAAGATATCCCCAATGAGCGAAATAGACCACCTTACATTCATCAGGTACCACTTGATTTCATTCCAGGTGTTGGACCAAAAATGATGGAACGTTTAATCGAAGCATTTGGTACAGAAATGAATATTTTGCATCGTGTAACAGTCGACCAACTTGAAGAAATTGTGCCACGTAAAATAGCCCAATTAATCGATTTAGCGAGAACGGGTCAATTAGCCATCGAGGTTGGTGGTGGTGGAATTTATGGAAAGATACAGGTTGACTAG
- a CDS encoding TetR family transcriptional regulator gives MSKEEKIIQAAIEVFREKGIEKTKVSDIVKAAGIAQGTFYLYFPSRLSVMPAIAKNMVERIIATLDEGISSHKPFEQQLEEVVEMVFLITKEYGDIVALIYAGIAQTEHLKEWESIYAPYYDWMSHFLLSGQQQGMIRDSIDPTRSAKLMIGLIESAAEQIYLFDDSKDETMKLLKLELIDFLYHALGLRHP, from the coding sequence ATGTCAAAGGAAGAAAAAATTATTCAAGCTGCCATTGAGGTTTTTCGTGAAAAAGGAATAGAAAAAACAAAGGTTTCAGATATCGTTAAAGCTGCTGGGATCGCTCAAGGAACATTTTATCTTTATTTCCCATCACGCCTTTCTGTTATGCCTGCTATTGCAAAAAATATGGTAGAAAGAATTATAGCTACCTTAGACGAAGGTATTTCAAGTCATAAGCCTTTTGAACAGCAACTTGAAGAGGTTGTGGAAATGGTTTTCTTAATAACGAAAGAATATGGCGATATCGTTGCACTTATTTATGCGGGTATTGCACAAACAGAGCATTTAAAAGAATGGGAAAGTATCTATGCTCCCTATTATGACTGGATGAGTCATTTCTTATTATCTGGCCAGCAACAAGGAATGATACGTGATTCTATTGATCCAACTCGTTCAGCTAAACTGATGATTGGTCTAATTGAATCTGCTGCCGAACAAATTTATTTATTTGATGATAGCAAGGATGAAACAATGAAATTGCTCAAGCTTGAGCTTATCGATTTCCTATATCATGCACTTGGCCTACGTCACCCATAA
- a CDS encoding DMT family transporter, translating to MKKEWMYVVLTSLFELLWVFGFNVASSWWHWIIIVTIIAIDFHFLSKACESLPTGTVYAIFAGAGAIGTTLMDIFIFEGEFNAIKGLFMFILILGVIGLKLADNSSKVQVQTKGENV from the coding sequence ATGAAAAAAGAATGGATGTACGTTGTATTAACAAGTTTATTTGAATTGCTTTGGGTATTTGGCTTTAATGTTGCAAGCTCATGGTGGCACTGGATAATTATTGTGACAATCATTGCTATAGATTTTCACTTCTTATCGAAGGCTTGTGAGAGCTTACCTACTGGAACAGTCTATGCTATTTTCGCCGGAGCAGGTGCAATCGGTACTACATTAATGGATATTTTCATTTTCGAAGGAGAGTTTAATGCCATTAAAGGACTGTTTATGTTTATTTTAATATTAGGTGTGATCGGTCTAAAATTAGCGGATAATTCTTCTAAAGTGCAGGTGCAAACGAAAGGAGAGAATGTATAA
- a CDS encoding DMT family transporter encodes MGWVLIILAALSEIIGVIGLRFYSQQKTLQNLILYIGGFGVSFALLYASFNYLQLSIAYVVWVGIGTVGAVLVNIIFFGESKNLSRIISIIAITIGVAGLKAVS; translated from the coding sequence ATGGGTTGGGTACTTATTATCTTAGCTGCATTGTCTGAAATTATAGGTGTGATTGGCTTACGCTTCTATAGTCAGCAGAAAACATTACAAAACTTAATTTTATATATTGGTGGTTTTGGTGTGTCCTTTGCCCTTTTATATGCATCCTTCAACTATTTGCAGTTAAGTATTGCCTATGTTGTTTGGGTAGGAATTGGTACTGTTGGAGCTGTACTCGTAAATATCATTTTCTTTGGTGAATCTAAAAATCTATCACGTATTATCAGTATCATAGCAATTACCATAGGTGTAGCAGGCTTAAAAGCAGTATCTTAA
- the dapF gene encoding diaminopimelate epimerase — protein MQIAFTKMHGIGNSYIYLDLFQYDYKEDIFFELAQKMANVHTGIGSDGLIIIQPSKIADCCMRIFNKDGSEGTNCGNGLRCVAKYIFDRHIMRKELITIETKSGIMLAQVVVQNNSVIEVIVDMGKPLLLRKDIPMLGNPNEHVINEVFLLPQHSLLVTALFLGNPNAVIFVNAIEQAPLKTLGGIIANDVRFPHHSNVEFVEVVHAKALKCRVWERGSGITEACGTGACAAVVAAILNGFCQKEEEIVVQLSGGDLVIRWAENDHIWMRGPAEFIADGIYEFLS, from the coding sequence ATGCAAATAGCCTTTACGAAAATGCATGGTATTGGCAACAGCTATATCTATCTTGATCTTTTTCAATATGATTACAAGGAAGATATCTTTTTTGAATTGGCTCAGAAAATGGCCAATGTTCATACAGGTATTGGCTCAGATGGATTAATTATTATCCAACCATCCAAAATTGCTGACTGTTGTATGCGTATTTTTAATAAAGATGGCTCTGAGGGGACAAATTGCGGTAATGGTCTTCGCTGTGTTGCTAAGTATATCTTTGACCGTCATATTATGCGAAAAGAGCTAATTACGATTGAAACGAAATCCGGAATTATGCTGGCACAGGTAGTGGTTCAAAACAATAGTGTGATAGAAGTGATTGTCGATATGGGCAAACCTCTCTTATTGCGCAAAGACATTCCGATGCTAGGAAACCCAAATGAACATGTCATTAATGAGGTATTTTTGTTACCCCAACATTCTCTTTTGGTAACAGCGTTGTTTTTGGGGAATCCAAATGCCGTCATTTTTGTGAATGCTATAGAACAGGCACCACTAAAAACATTAGGGGGGATTATAGCAAATGATGTGAGATTTCCTCATCATAGCAATGTTGAATTCGTAGAGGTCGTTCATGCGAAAGCATTAAAATGCCGAGTTTGGGAGCGAGGTTCAGGTATAACAGAGGCATGTGGGACAGGTGCTTGTGCAGCGGTAGTGGCTGCTATATTAAATGGTTTTTGTCAGAAGGAAGAAGAGATAGTAGTCCAACTTAGTGGCGGTGACTTAGTCATACGATGGGCCGAAAATGACCATATCTGGATGCGTGGTCCAGCAGAGTTTATTGCGGATGGAATCTACGAATTTTTATCTTAA
- a CDS encoding heme ABC transporter ATP-binding protein, whose translation MTLEAKQVSFSIYDQRILHDVSIQIKEKQFVGLIGPNGSGKSTLLKNMYRLLKPESGTVLLNEQDILKQTSKAIAKNLAVVSQETPVLFDFTVHDLVSMGRTPHKKLLELDQEQDFQIVKDALRQTGISHLEKRSFSSLSGGEKKRVMVARALAQQAQVLILDEPTNHLDIQHQLQLMDLIQTLHLTVVAALHDLNIAAMYCDQIYVLQQGRIVCHGTPEEVLTPALLQDVFGVFADIQTHSLTGKPYLTYVPDQFAKKVSQV comes from the coding sequence ATGACATTAGAAGCGAAACAAGTATCATTCTCCATTTACGATCAGCGTATACTACATGATGTAAGTATTCAAATAAAAGAAAAGCAATTTGTTGGATTAATTGGCCCTAATGGAAGCGGAAAATCAACATTGTTAAAAAATATGTATCGTCTCCTAAAACCTGAAAGCGGTACGGTATTATTAAATGAGCAGGATATTTTAAAGCAAACAAGTAAAGCAATTGCGAAAAATTTGGCCGTTGTTAGCCAAGAAACACCCGTTTTATTTGATTTCACTGTGCATGATTTAGTCAGTATGGGGAGAACGCCACATAAAAAGCTATTAGAGCTTGATCAAGAGCAAGATTTCCAAATTGTTAAAGATGCTCTTAGACAAACGGGTATATCTCATTTAGAGAAACGAAGCTTTAGCTCTCTTTCAGGAGGCGAGAAAAAGCGCGTAATGGTTGCACGAGCACTCGCTCAACAAGCACAGGTACTAATATTAGATGAGCCGACGAATCATTTAGATATTCAACATCAACTTCAACTCATGGATTTAATTCAGACCTTACACTTAACCGTAGTGGCAGCTTTGCATGACTTGAATATCGCTGCTATGTACTGCGATCAAATTTACGTTTTACAGCAAGGGCGGATCGTTTGTCATGGTACACCAGAGGAAGTGCTGACGCCAGCGTTGTTGCAAGATGTATTTGGTGTTTTTGCCGATATTCAAACACATTCACTGACAGGTAAGCCTTATCTCACATATGTCCCTGACCAATTTGCGAAGAAGGTCAGCCAAGTTTAG
- a CDS encoding FecCD family ABC transporter permease, translating to MNKKFMLFSFVLFMVLIVSMTFAVMVGSVSVTPLYVWKVILSKIPFIQNAIEQDWSRSQEIIIWQIRAPRVLLAAIVGAGLAIAGAAIQALVRNSIADPYILGISSGAAVGATSVIILGAFSFLGIYALSVSAFLGSLLAIALVFFLSRVGGRVSIFRLLLAGMAVSFILTAISNFILMMSKQEGALKAVMFWMLGSLAGAKWNNIVIPAFVFFVVFGLLWLHYRNLNLLLLGEEAAVTLGVNLQQFRIQLILLVSLLTGVLVAVSGSIGFVGLIIPHIVRLIVGSNYKYVIPISALIGGIFLVWADAFARIIIAPQEMPIGIITAFCGGPFFIWLLRRNNYSFGEGD from the coding sequence ATGAATAAAAAATTTATGTTATTTTCCTTCGTACTTTTCATGGTATTAATTGTTTCAATGACATTTGCTGTAATGGTTGGCTCTGTTTCAGTTACACCATTATATGTATGGAAAGTTATTCTTTCTAAAATTCCTTTTATACAAAATGCTATCGAACAAGATTGGAGTCGCTCACAGGAAATCATCATTTGGCAAATAAGAGCACCTCGTGTTTTGCTAGCTGCTATTGTTGGAGCGGGGTTAGCCATTGCGGGGGCAGCGATTCAGGCGCTTGTACGAAATTCTATTGCTGATCCGTATATTCTAGGGATTTCTTCAGGGGCAGCTGTCGGAGCTACTTCTGTAATTATTTTAGGAGCCTTTTCATTTTTAGGGATTTACGCTCTGTCAGTATCCGCATTTCTTGGATCATTACTTGCCATTGCACTTGTTTTTTTCTTATCACGTGTTGGTGGACGTGTCTCTATTTTCCGCTTGCTATTGGCAGGTATGGCTGTGTCCTTTATCTTAACGGCTATCTCTAACTTTATTTTAATGATGTCAAAGCAAGAAGGGGCTTTAAAGGCTGTTATGTTTTGGATGCTAGGTAGTTTAGCTGGAGCTAAATGGAATAATATTGTGATTCCAGCTTTCGTATTCTTCGTTGTATTTGGGCTACTGTGGCTACACTATCGCAATTTAAATTTATTATTACTGGGGGAAGAGGCGGCAGTGACATTAGGCGTGAATCTTCAACAATTTCGTATCCAGCTAATATTACTCGTTTCTCTGTTAACAGGTGTGCTTGTCGCAGTTAGTGGTTCTATTGGATTTGTGGGATTAATTATTCCCCATATTGTGCGATTAATTGTGGGCTCAAACTATAAATATGTAATACCTATTAGTGCTTTAATAGGTGGAATATTCTTAGTATGGGCAGATGCCTTTGCTCGAATCATCATCGCTCCTCAGGAAATGCCAATTGGTATTATTACAGCTTTTTGTGGAGGACCATTTTTCATTTGGCTACTCCGTCGTAACAACTATTCTTTCGGTGAAGGAGATTAA
- a CDS encoding biotin transporter BioY, translating into MATVTQHSHHKLRTVDITYIGLFSTLMMVGANITSFAPFMVVGGVPITLQTFFAILAGLILGSRKGALACTIYMCVGLAGAPVFARFGGGIGQILSPTFGFIITFILAAFVAGWIVERSGTKKSFIVAALVATAINYLIGTNWMFFAYKLWASAPENFSYKLAWLWMIPPLPKDIILAIFAGIFAYRLQKTLRIMPIQ; encoded by the coding sequence ATGGCAACTGTTACACAACATAGTCATCATAAATTAAGAACTGTCGACATTACCTATATTGGATTATTTTCAACGCTAATGATGGTGGGTGCTAATATCACTTCCTTTGCACCCTTTATGGTAGTTGGTGGTGTACCCATTACGCTTCAAACCTTTTTTGCGATTTTAGCAGGGCTTATTCTTGGTAGTAGAAAAGGTGCGCTCGCCTGTACAATTTATATGTGTGTGGGATTGGCAGGAGCACCTGTCTTTGCTCGCTTTGGTGGTGGAATTGGTCAAATTTTAAGTCCTACCTTTGGGTTTATTATTACATTTATTTTAGCGGCATTTGTTGCAGGATGGATCGTGGAACGAAGCGGGACAAAGAAAAGCTTTATCGTAGCTGCTTTGGTAGCAACGGCTATAAATTATTTGATAGGAACAAATTGGATGTTTTTTGCATACAAGCTTTGGGCAAGTGCGCCAGAGAATTTTTCTTATAAGCTAGCTTGGCTTTGGATGATACCTCCACTACCAAAAGATATTATTTTAGCCATTTTTGCTGGTATCTTCGCGTATAGATTACAAAAAACATTGAGAATCATGCCCATTCAATAA
- a CDS encoding YdhK family protein, producing MTFNRRWSIGLLSVVALISLSACTEDQTKPASTSVDTSEEIDHSTMNHSSSGEIPATLKKAENPKFPVGSTAIITDGHMDGMKGAVATIVGAYNTTAYVISYEPTSGGKRIEKHKWVIHEELIDPQEAPLAPGTEVKTDAAHMEGMENATVRIDEAVQTTVYMVDYTSTTSGEAVKNHKWVTEEELSPK from the coding sequence ATGACATTCAATAGAAGATGGTCAATCGGACTATTATCAGTAGTCGCTCTAATTAGTTTATCGGCTTGTACAGAGGATCAAACAAAGCCTGCATCCACTTCTGTGGATACTTCTGAAGAAATCGATCATTCTACGATGAACCATTCAAGTTCTGGCGAAATACCGGCAACCTTAAAAAAAGCTGAAAACCCGAAATTTCCTGTGGGGAGTACAGCTATTATTACAGATGGACATATGGACGGTATGAAAGGAGCCGTAGCAACAATAGTAGGTGCCTATAATACGACTGCCTATGTTATTTCCTATGAGCCCACATCTGGTGGAAAGCGTATAGAAAAGCATAAGTGGGTGATTCATGAAGAATTGATTGACCCACAAGAAGCACCACTGGCTCCTGGAACAGAAGTAAAAACGGATGCAGCACATATGGAAGGTATGGAAAATGCGACTGTCCGTATTGATGAGGCTGTGCAAACAACTGTATATATGGTTGATTATACTTCCACTACAAGTGGTGAAGCTGTAAAAAATCATAAATGGGTAACAGAAGAAGAGCTTAGCCCAAAATAA
- a CDS encoding response regulator transcription factor, producing MKTILCIDDEPRMLDLLTLYLEPLFLCRAMSSIQEALDFLEEEHVDLVLLDIMMPEMDGWQVCQEIRKFWDVPIIMLTAKGEHADIVKGLNLGADDYILKPFDEEELLARIHAVLRRSKSEEKVINFEGLCLDRESFEVYFQHKAIPLTPKEFAMLALFLDHQNRAFSREHLIHTVWGYNVTIEDRTIDSHVRNLREKLRKSGFPADDYLQTVWGIGYKWHKSANRKPMERAKNNLYQS from the coding sequence ATGAAAACAATTTTATGCATTGATGATGAGCCAAGAATGTTAGATTTATTAACCCTTTATTTAGAACCACTATTTCTTTGTAGAGCCATGTCTTCCATTCAAGAGGCATTGGATTTTTTAGAAGAAGAGCATGTGGATTTAGTTCTTTTGGATATTATGATGCCAGAGATGGATGGATGGCAGGTTTGTCAGGAAATTAGGAAATTTTGGGATGTCCCGATCATTATGCTTACTGCAAAAGGAGAACACGCTGATATTGTAAAAGGCTTAAACCTTGGTGCTGATGACTACATATTAAAGCCTTTTGATGAGGAAGAGTTGTTAGCACGAATACATGCTGTATTAAGAAGATCGAAATCAGAAGAAAAAGTAATTAACTTTGAAGGGCTTTGTTTAGATAGAGAGTCCTTTGAAGTATATTTTCAACATAAGGCAATTCCATTAACACCAAAGGAATTTGCCATGCTTGCCCTATTTTTAGATCATCAAAATAGAGCATTTTCTAGAGAACACCTTATCCATACAGTTTGGGGATATAATGTGACGATTGAAGATCGTACCATTGATTCACATGTGCGTAATTTAAGAGAAAAATTAAGAAAAAGTGGTTTCCCTGCAGATGATTACTTGCAAACTGTTTGGGGCATCGGCTATAAATGGCATAAGTCTGCAAATAGAAAGCCAATGGAGCGAGCTAAAAATAACCTCTACCAGAGTTGA
- a CDS encoding HAMP domain-containing sensor histidine kinase: protein MRKLSLKLGIIFFITLFCIETFMMFFLHVSLTNSRVEEELASLQARGNSHRTILEQNFNNETLAHVVLMESEASTDVVVTDHEGTILASSHPHLEISDLFRKLEGNIPYEGRVLHDNWQKVQAIATISPIQNQQVTIGYVFMFQNTDSIHALMKRLNKHFLIVGIVSGLVSIAVIIVLSRKLAKPLIQMKEATLKMSKGDFTVALSTNGKDELGDLSNAIQLLSNDLNHLRQERKEFLSSIAHELRTPLTFIKGYTDILAKRDLTEQDRQKYLAIIIEETNRLSRLIKDLFDLAKMDENSFVIEKHCLHLDSFFTSIEEKLSPAFQDKGIYFFVRCDNGLTLCADEARLEQILINLLNNALIYCAPGDTTTVTVKKHNEVLSIIVEDTGKGIPKKDLPYIFDRFYRVEKSRSRALGGSGLGLAIVKELVQAHGGEIKVSSEINKGTTFELSFKGVEMNENNFMH from the coding sequence ATGAGAAAATTATCACTAAAGCTTGGCATCATCTTTTTCATCACATTGTTTTGTATCGAAACATTTATGATGTTTTTTTTGCATGTTTCCTTGACCAATTCTAGAGTGGAAGAGGAATTAGCCAGTTTGCAAGCGAGAGGAAACTCACATCGTACTATATTAGAACAGAACTTCAATAATGAAACACTAGCACATGTCGTTCTTATGGAATCGGAAGCAAGTACAGATGTAGTGGTAACTGACCATGAAGGAACAATCCTTGCCTCCTCACACCCACATCTAGAAATCAGTGATCTATTTCGTAAGTTAGAGGGGAATATACCTTATGAGGGAAGAGTTTTACATGACAATTGGCAAAAGGTTCAAGCTATTGCTACGATAAGCCCTATTCAAAATCAGCAAGTAACGATTGGCTATGTATTTATGTTTCAAAATACCGATTCCATCCATGCATTAATGAAACGTCTCAATAAGCATTTTCTCATAGTGGGTATTGTATCTGGTCTTGTCAGCATTGCAGTCATTATTGTTCTATCTCGGAAGCTCGCTAAACCACTTATTCAGATGAAAGAGGCTACATTGAAAATGAGTAAGGGTGATTTTACAGTCGCTCTTTCTACGAATGGAAAAGATGAACTTGGAGATTTATCGAATGCGATACAGCTACTATCGAATGATTTAAATCATTTAAGGCAAGAGCGTAAGGAGTTCTTATCGAGTATTGCACACGAGCTTCGCACACCGCTAACCTTTATTAAAGGCTATACAGACATTCTTGCGAAACGGGATTTAACAGAGCAGGATCGTCAAAAGTATTTAGCTATTATAATAGAAGAAACCAATAGACTTTCTCGGTTAATCAAAGACTTATTTGATTTAGCAAAAATGGATGAAAACTCATTTGTAATTGAAAAACATTGCTTACATTTAGATTCGTTTTTTACAAGCATTGAAGAAAAATTAAGCCCTGCTTTTCAAGATAAAGGTATCTATTTTTTTGTACGTTGTGATAATGGCTTAACACTATGTGCCGATGAAGCAAGACTGGAGCAAATCCTGATTAATCTATTAAATAACGCATTAATCTATTGTGCGCCCGGAGATACGACTACCGTCACTGTAAAAAAACACAATGAAGTTTTAAGCATCATTGTTGAAGATACAGGTAAAGGAATACCAAAGAAGGATTTACCATATATTTTTGATCGGTTTTATCGTGTGGAAAAATCCCGTAGTCGTGCTTTAGGTGGTTCTGGACTAGGGCTTGCTATTGTCAAGGAACTTGTACAAGCGCATGGTGGAGAAATAAAGGTTAGTAGTGAAATAAATAAAGGGACTACTTTTGAATTATCATTTAAAGGGGTAGAAATGAATGAAAACAATTTTATGCATTGA